A window from Podospora bellae-mahoneyi strain CBS 112042 chromosome 1 map unlocalized CBS112042p_1, whole genome shotgun sequence encodes these proteins:
- the RPL24 gene encoding 60S ribosomal protein L24 (EggNog:ENOG503P28W; COG:J): protein MRTYEDTFSGARIYPGKGKLYVRGDSKIFRFQNGKSESLFLQRKNPRRIAWTVLYRRQHKKGISEEVAKKRTRRTVKSQRAIVGATLDVIKERRSMRPEARSAARAQAIKEAKEKKAASAAAKKSEKAKAAANASKGRIVGKQGAKGAQSKPAIHSR from the exons TCCGGCGCCCGGATCTACCCTGGCAAG GGCAAGCTGTACGTCCGTGGCGACAGTAAGATCTTCCGTTTCCAAAACGGCAAATCCGAGTCCCTTTTCCTCCAGCGCAAGAACCCTCGCCGCATCGCCTGGACTGTCCTCTACCGCAGACAACACAAGAAGGGTATCTCTGAG GAGGTTGCTAAGAAGCGTACTCGCCGCACCGTCAAGTCCCAGCGTGCCATCGTTGGTGCTACCCTCGATGTGATCAAGGAGCGCCGCTCCATGCGCCCCGAGGCCCGCTCTGCTGCTCGCGCTCAGGCCATtaaggaggccaaggagaagaaggctgcttccGCCGCCGCTAAGAAGTctgagaaggccaaggctgctgccaacGCCTCCAAGGGCCGTATCGTCGGCAAGCAGGGTGCTAAGGGTGCGCAGTCCAAGCCTGCCATCCACAGCCGTTAA
- a CDS encoding uncharacterized protein (COG:O; EggNog:ENOG503P2EH) — MSGLKAGDSFPPNVTFTYVPPTGDLNVTACGIGIQYDASKEFASKKVVLVAVPGAFTPTCQVSHVTSYLAKLDDLKAKGVDQVIFIASNDHWVMAAWGKANGVKDDSILFMSDAGLEFSKSIGWTQGDRTLRYAIVVDHGKVTYAEVDSVRGSIENTGAEGVLAKL, encoded by the exons ATGTCCGGTCTCAAAGCAGGCgactccttcccccccaacGTAACCTTCACCTACGTCCCCCCCACCGGCGACCTCAACGTCACCGCCTGCGGCATCGGCATCCAATACGACGCCAGCAAAGAATTCGCCTCCAAGAAAGTAGTCCTCGTCGCCGTTCCCGGCGCCTTCACCCCAACCTGCCAGGTCTCCCACGTGACCTCCTACCTCGCCAAGCTGGACgacctcaaggccaagggcGTCGACCaggtcatcttcatcgcctccaaCGACCACTGGGTCATGGCCGCTTGGGGCAAGGCGAACGGTGTCAAGGATGATTCTATT CTATTCATGTCCGACGCCGGTCTGGAATTCTCCAAGAGCATCGGCTGGACTCAGGGTGATCGCACGCTGAGATACGCCATCGTTGTTGACCACGGCAAGGTCACCTACGCCGAGGTCGATTCTGTTAGAGGCAGCATCGAGAACACTGGCGCCGAGGGTGTTCTTGCTAAGCTTTAA